In the Ananas comosus cultivar F153 unplaced genomic scaffold, ASM154086v1, whole genome shotgun sequence genome, one interval contains:
- the LOC109704796 gene encoding protein RESPONSE TO LOW SULFUR 2-like, which produces MATAMATEVAALRRRNEELEREVGEARAEVERARARARVAEEAEERLCAELGEIEAEGAAAAREYRAHLRALADELALARALLSSSSSAAAAAAMARC; this is translated from the coding sequence ATGGCGACGGCGATGGCGACGGAGGTGGCGGCGCTGCGGCGGAGGAACGAGGAGCTGGAGAGGGAGGTGGGGGAGGCGCGGGCGGAGGTGGAGCGGGCGCGAGCGCGGGCGCgggtggcggaggaggcggaggagcggcTCTGCGCCGAGCTCGGCGAGATCGAGGCCGAGGGCGCTGCTGCCGCCCGCGAATACCGCGCCCACCTCCGCGCCCTCGCCGACGagctcgccctcgcccgcgccctcctctcatcatcatcatcagcagcagcagcagcagcaatggcTCGTTGCTGA